DNA sequence from the Carassius carassius chromosome 6, fCarCar2.1, whole genome shotgun sequence genome:
AATGACCACAAATGTCTGGTTGTGGCAGGTAACTCAAAGatcttttgctttaatttttaAGAATGTCCCAAAATATTTTCCTGATCCCGGTCTCTTTCCTGTAGGAGTGGACAGACTATAAGCTTCGGTGGAATCCGGAAGATTATGGTGGAATCACATCCATCAGAGTGCCCTCAGAAACGATCTGGCTACCAGACATTGTCCTTTACGAGAAGTAAATTTCATACATTTCCTGTATTAATGTCATACAGGCATGCATTAAATAAACCTGTGAAACaagtttttataaaagttttgtttggcttttatttttaatatttcttcATGACGTTTGAGATGCAGAATATCACATTACTTTTTTTGTGTATCATTAACAGTGATCATGTAAGCTAAAAAAATGTGTTGACCACTTACATAAGCTAAACTTTTAGAATGTTTGCATCCTTGCAAAAGCTAAATATATCTGTACTAAACCATTGTTTCAGAATTAGTGATAGAAGTTCTGACCGaaatattgaccaaaatattGATGCTATGTGAATATAGATAGTACAATAAAAATTAGCACCATAGAATTACAGAATAaacataaaaactgtttttttttgttacattgtgtCATGTATCTTGATTTCTTTTTTGTGCACTTGATCTGAAAAGCAGAGATGACACACTATGTATTTAATCTCTCAAACAATCATAATCATTGTGCGCTGCATACTCAGACAGACTAAGACTTGCCTTAagtaagcaacaacaacaaaaacagcttatattcACTTCCTTTGATTTAACACGTCATCTTTTAACTTACCAATTGTGTTTTTATGAGACAAAAGATGTGAGCATGCATGGTGAATATGAAAAGTCAGTCTCCACCAACACGGGCAATCAAaactcacattttatttttttttaaatgtagttggTAATATAATGTTtccttctctccatctctcctagTGCTGATGGCCGATTTGAGGGTTCTCTGATGACCAAAGCCATTGTAAGGTTTAATGGTACCATCATGTGGACTCCTCCTGCCAGCTATAAATCCTCCTGTACCATGGATGTCACCTTTTTCCCCTTCGACAGGCAGAACTGCTCGATGAAGTTTGGATCGTGGACGTACGATGGCACTATGGTGGACCTGACTCTGTTAGACGCATATGTAGACCGTAAAGACTTCTTTGACAATGGCGAATGGGAAATACTAAACGCCACCGGCCAGAGGGGAAGTCGGCGTGATGGCATTTACTCTTATCCTTACGTCACATATTCGTTCATTCTGAAACGTCTTCCTCTATTTTATACACTCTTTCTCATCATCCCATGTCTGGGTCTGTCGTTTCTCACGGTTCTGGTCTTCTACCTCCCCTCGGATGAAGGAGAAAAGCTGTCCCTCTCCACCTCCGTCCTTGTGTCTCTCACTGTGTTTCTTCTTGTCATTGAAGAGATCATTCCATCTTCCTCTAAAGTCATTCCTCTGATAGGAGAGTATCTGCTTTTTATCATGATCTTCGTCACATTCTCGATCATCGTGACTGTGTTTGTCATCAACGTCCATCATCGTTCTTCTGCCACGTACCATCCAATGGCACCGTGGGTTAAGAGTCTATTCCTTCAGAGATTACCCATACTGCTCTGCATGAGGGGACATACTGATCGTTATCAGTACCCAGACATCGAGCTGCGGAGCCCAGAGCTAAAACGAGGGATGAAAAGAGGGCAACAGAAGAGTGCCGGAGGAGGGCGAGGAGGGTTAAAGGAAGATGAGAATCAGGCCTGGATTGCCCTGTTGGAGAAAGCCACTCACTCAGTGCACTACATTTCCAGACACATCAAGAAGGAACACTTCATCAGAGAGGTGtttagacttgttttttttttacattttagagtaAAGATTTGTTCATTCAGGACACTGTTTATACAGGACTAAGAGTAGTAAAAATACAATGAAGCAGTCAGTTATCAAATGATGAAttcgaaaataaaaataaatcaaattgacAAAATAATagatacatttacaaatatttatgttttcagcttatgtttaaaatttaacaataaaacaattCTAAACTGCTATATATGCACGCAAACTTTCAAATCTGAGTCATTTAAACCAATTGCTTTGCAAATGGTTCACGGTTTCAAATCGTTTTCTTGAAACTTTGATTTatcaaagaaatagttcaccccaaaattttaaattgATGAAAATGTTCCCCCccatcaggccatccaatatgtaaataagtttgtttctttatcacaaCACAAATTTAGCATTTGCTTACCAACGGATCCTCTTGCAGTGAaggggtgccgtcagaatgagagttcaaacagctgataaaaaagcCAAactccacatgactccagtcaatTAATTAAAGCTTTAAATCAAATCTGAAAGGAAATCAAATTCCATTTAAAAAGAAGTGTCTGCATAAGGTTTTTCATATTAGTAATTTGTAGTATTTGTATTAGTGTAGTGTATTATTAACTTCTAGACGCATTTGCTTAAATCAAGCGACTTTGATACATGCTCCGGACAACTGATTCAAAACAAAAGATTCACGAAGATTTACAAGCCTGAAGCAGTATTTTAAAAGCGCCCATCACTTAGAAACACCATTTTGACAATATAGCCACCTGCAAAGGCAAAAGTTGTTATAGagatataaaatgttaatttaatatttttttttagaaaagtgttgcttttacatgaaaatttacaaatgtgcattaaattaatcagctaaatatatatatatatatatatatatatatatatatatatatatattatttcagatAAAAAAGTGGTCAAAGATgtgattgtgaaataaaaagtagtGTCAATTAAGGCAAACATATATCCCGTGTGAAAGTCCCTAATGCTAATTGTTTGGGACAGTTCAATGTTAGAGGTCGTCTATGAAAGGTGAAAAAGCAATTTAATGACTAGCTGTGCATTTGTGTCTTGTTTGTCTCTCAGGTTGTTCAGGATTGGAAGTTTGTGGCTCAGGTATTGGACCGGATCTTCCTCTGGGTCTTTCTTACAGTTTCTGTGCTTGGGACCGTCCTCATCTTCACCCCAGCTCTGCAGATGTACTTCAGCACATAAAAAAACAGCCTACCAAATCTCCTTTACCCTTGACAACATTCTTATGACCCCTCTGAAATATATGTAGTTCCCACAATATCCCAGTAATCCTTCTAAACGTCATTTTCTGACCTAGCCACATCTGTAATCCTCCTAGAATTCAGCTCCTAGCTCTCCTTTCTAGCTGTGATCGGTAattagactgaaaaaaaaaaagtttcaaaacattTTCAGCCCGTTTAACACATAACTAAGAGGCAGCTTATGAAGTTGGGGTTGTTTGGATCTGTGTAATCTCTCGGAATGGGTCATGGTTTTAAAGATCTTCAATAATTTGACTTTACTGTGATGTAAAAGGTGTAACCACATCTTTTATGCCTCTTATTTCACTTGTTAtcattcattcatgtatttatgtatttatttatttagggtgggtaaaaattgtgtcattgttcatttaagtaatattttacagtaatattttatCATTCCAGTCATTAGGTAACAAACCTATTCAATAGATTAAAATTCCAATCTGTAtgcagtaaatatttattttttacactatACAGATATTACTCTGGAGCATGGAGAAGATTAGTAGATTGGATAGTTATTATGTGAAATTATAACAGTATCTCTATTATTGGGACAGGTGTTCCTTACTGTACAGTCTTGCATCTATTGTCCTAGTTTTTAGTACTGTTAAATGCATGTAGTATCATGCCTTTGGATGACAGTATGCATATATAAATGTTATGCAGATGAGGCCATGCATAATACAAAGTGCATGTGTAAGTATATCTACAATCTTCCACAATCtgggatttataaaaaaaagacatttacataGATGCATATGTGGAACATATATggatttataaatctcaatatCTCCCATTTGTGCTTTTAGGATGACGTCTACACCACATTAAACATTCTTATCCCTAAATCCTTGGAGATACTGTCGCTGATTCAAGTGGGAGAGATTACTTGATCACAGCTTGTGTTTAGCATCATAAGCAAGGACTTTATTATGATTTCCATCTTTATTTCTGTTCATTTACACTGGTCAGTAAATGGAAATGTCATTGTAtcagttttttgttgtttggaTGTCTAACATGTGTTTTATGTAAATAACCTTGTAAGTGATCTGATCAAGTGTCTTTTACTCTGCACTGCAGTGTCTCATCAGACACATTTCTCTATGGTTCAGAATAACTTGTCATTTTGCACGGGAAGCATTTAATGAATTAGTGTTATTTGggtcttttaaaataatgttttttttttagagaaccCCAAACCTGGCCCTTATCTTTTGAGACTAGTTTAATAATGCAAAAGTAG
Encoded proteins:
- the chrnb3a gene encoding neuronal acetylcholine receptor subunit beta-3a — protein: MKLQISGLLLVTAVAYATIEAPEEFVSLAEMEDTLLRNLFRGYQKWVRPILHANDTITVRFGLKISQLVDVDEKNQLMTTNVWLWQEWTDYKLRWNPEDYGGITSIRVPSETIWLPDIVLYENADGRFEGSLMTKAIVRFNGTIMWTPPASYKSSCTMDVTFFPFDRQNCSMKFGSWTYDGTMVDLTLLDAYVDRKDFFDNGEWEILNATGQRGSRRDGIYSYPYVTYSFILKRLPLFYTLFLIIPCLGLSFLTVLVFYLPSDEGEKLSLSTSVLVSLTVFLLVIEEIIPSSSKVIPLIGEYLLFIMIFVTFSIIVTVFVINVHHRSSATYHPMAPWVKSLFLQRLPILLCMRGHTDRYQYPDIELRSPELKRGMKRGQQKSAGGGRGGLKEDENQAWIALLEKATHSVHYISRHIKKEHFIREVVQDWKFVAQVLDRIFLWVFLTVSVLGTVLIFTPALQMYFST